The proteins below are encoded in one region of Chrysemys picta bellii isolate R12L10 chromosome 4, ASM1138683v2, whole genome shotgun sequence:
- the PTPRCAP gene encoding protein tyrosine phosphatase receptor type C-associated protein, which yields MHSALRAPWGMLSAGLALLMLPGAALGSDSNPDNNSVAVVFLVFLLLLLLLVLALAWRKLSHDSDGRYHPRHLCQPHRLLEALARRWRELQGQVPPERHWQGKEDDEDEDDEEEEEDKETLQRDEEEGGGGQEQQSEEEGTAVPEGTLPRDAPEGALEEGGEAEGASAGGLLSDLHSFSGTAAWEDSAAEGGSRQHVTAL from the exons ATG cactccGCTCTCCGTGCCCCATGGGGGATGCTCTCTGCAGGGCTGGCACTCCTgatgcttccgggagccgcgctgGGCTCAGACTCCAATCCAGACAACAACTCCGTGGCTGTGGTCTTCCTGGtcttcctgctcctgctgctgctcctggtaCTGGCCCTGGCCTGGCGCAAGCTGAGCCATGATTCAGACGGCAGGTATCACCCACGCCACCTGTGCCAGCCACACCGCCTGCTGGAAGCCCTGGCCAGGCGCTGGCGTGAGCTGCAAGGGCAGGTGCCCCCTGAGAGGCACTGGCAAGGCAAGGAGGACGACGAGGATGAGGacgacgaggaggaggaggaggacaaggagaCCCTTCAGCGGGATGAGGAGGAAGGTGGAGGAGGGCAGGAACAGCAGAGCGAGGAGGAGGGCACTGCTGTGCCAGAGGGGACCCTGCCCCGCGATGCCCCTGAGGGAGCCctggaagagggaggggaggcagagggtgCCAGCGCCGGGGGCCTGCTCAGCGACCTGCACTCCTTCTCCGGGACAGCTGCCTGGGAGGACAGCGCCGCGGAGGGAGGCAGCCGCCAGCATGTCACTGCCCTCTAG